From Astyanax mexicanus isolate ESR-SI-001 chromosome 16, AstMex3_surface, whole genome shotgun sequence, one genomic window encodes:
- the LOC107196938 gene encoding afadin- and alpha-actinin-binding protein isoform X2 translates to MPESSYDISTIYCYSTMPPSRQYSHSTMPLLPVSPYSGPSDFCTENNISECMLYISQELSSLGLPSIFYDLNGIRELDVTSALNGMYDLLQLQRRTMGMVEELEVEQLKVSSDLHCQQLSSSKLKDQLELSKKENIRLRERERQLEINVKSLQSCLKNEKEEVQKLQNIIASRATQYNHDMKRKEREFNKLKERLNQLLADRKDKKQGMDVLNYVGRSDGRRSQWKTVKTDARHESEMYKTLLNEFDKHQKELMLENAELRKVLQQMKREMVGILSPKKHSQKEEKCTEFTDQQAASDEEESSEMSCEHAREKLTNSIRQQWRKLKHHVENLDNKASMVQLGREVGEQMISKDVHQDEMERLKMEIQQCKDFIQTQQQLLQQQLNTPCDEETAAVLNDCYMLEEKERLKEEWKTFEEQRKNFEMERRSFTEAAIRLGHERKMFEEDRATWLKHQFLNMTFTEHMAIKTQNALSDYSVQEQKHTSGPKTPL, encoded by the exons ATGCCAGAGTCATCATATG ACATCAGCACCATTTACTGTTACTCTACAATGCCTCCCTCAAGGCAGTACAGCCATTCCACAATGCCTCTTCTGCCTGTTAGCCCTTATAGTGGTCCCAGTGACTTCTGTACAGAGAACAATATATCGGAGTGCATGCTGTACATCAGTCAG GAGCTATCATCTCTAGGCTTGCCATCCATTTTCTATGACTTGAATGGGATTCGAGAGCTCGATGTCACGTCGGCACTAAACGGCATGTACGATCTGCTGCAGTTACAGCGGCGCACTATGGGAATGGTGGAGGAGCTGGAAGTGGAGCAGCTCAAGGTCAGCAGTGACCTACACTGCCAGCAGCTCAGCAGCTCCAAACTCAAG GACCAGCTCGAACTCTCCAAAAAGGAAAACATCAGATTGAGAGAACGAGAGCGGCAGCTGGAAATAAATGTCAAGTCATTACAAAGTTGTTTAAAGAATGAAAAAGAAGAG GTCCAAAAGCTTCAGAATATCATTGCCAGTCGTGCCACACAGTACAACCATGACATGAAGAGGAAAGAGAGGGAGTTCAATAAACTTAAAGAACGCCTCAATCAGTTGCTGGCTGACAGAAAAGACAAGAAACAGG GGATGGATGTTTTAAATTATGTTGGAAGGTCTGATGGGAGGAGAAGTCAGTggaaaactgtaaaaacagaTGCAAG ACATGAAAGCGAAATGTACAAAACTCTTCTGAATGAGTTCGATAAACACCAGAAGGAGCTGATGTTGGAAAATGCAGAACTAAGGAAAGTGCTTCAGCAAATGAAGAGGGAAATGGTGGGCATTTTAAGCCCCAAGAAACACAGCCAGAAAGAAGAGAAATGCACTGAATTCACAGATCAG CAAGCAGCATCTGATGAGGAGGAGTCTTCAGAGATGTCTTGTGAACATGCCCGAGAGAAGCTCACCAACAGCATTCGCCAGCAGTGGAGGAAGCTTAAACACCATGTAGAGAACCTAGATAACAAAG CATCTATGGTGCAGCTGGGGAGGGAGGTTGGTGAGCAGATGATTTCCAAAGATGTCCACCAGGATGAGATGGAGAGACTCAAGATGGAGATCCAGCAGTGCAAAGACTTCATTCAAACTCAGCAACAGCTCTTGCAG CAACAGCTGAACACTCCTTGTGATGAGGAGACTGCTGCTGTCCTTAATGACTGCTACATGTTAGAAGAGAAGGAGCGTTTGAAGGAGGAGTGGAAGACATTTGAGGAGCAAAGGAAGAACTTTGAAATGGAGAGGAGGAGTTTCACAGAGGCAGCCATTAGACTGGGGCATGAG AGAAAAATGTTTGAAGAAGATCGAGCAACCTGGCTAAAGCATCAGTTTTTGAACATGACGTTTACTGAACACATGGCCATTAAAACACAGAATGCCTTGTCAGACT attctgtTCAAGAACAGAAACATACATCAGGGCCAAAGACCCCACTCTAG
- the LOC107196938 gene encoding afadin- and alpha-actinin-binding protein isoform X1 codes for MPESSYEDISTIYCYSTMPPSRQYSHSTMPLLPVSPYSGPSDFCTENNISECMLYISQELSSLGLPSIFYDLNGIRELDVTSALNGMYDLLQLQRRTMGMVEELEVEQLKVSSDLHCQQLSSSKLKDQLELSKKENIRLRERERQLEINVKSLQSCLKNEKEEVQKLQNIIASRATQYNHDMKRKEREFNKLKERLNQLLADRKDKKQGMDVLNYVGRSDGRRSQWKTVKTDARHESEMYKTLLNEFDKHQKELMLENAELRKVLQQMKREMVGILSPKKHSQKEEKCTEFTDQQAASDEEESSEMSCEHAREKLTNSIRQQWRKLKHHVENLDNKASMVQLGREVGEQMISKDVHQDEMERLKMEIQQCKDFIQTQQQLLQQQLNTPCDEETAAVLNDCYMLEEKERLKEEWKTFEEQRKNFEMERRSFTEAAIRLGHERKMFEEDRATWLKHQFLNMTFTEHMAIKTQNALSDYSVQEQKHTSGPKTPL; via the exons ATGCCAGAGTCATCATATG AAGACATCAGCACCATTTACTGTTACTCTACAATGCCTCCCTCAAGGCAGTACAGCCATTCCACAATGCCTCTTCTGCCTGTTAGCCCTTATAGTGGTCCCAGTGACTTCTGTACAGAGAACAATATATCGGAGTGCATGCTGTACATCAGTCAG GAGCTATCATCTCTAGGCTTGCCATCCATTTTCTATGACTTGAATGGGATTCGAGAGCTCGATGTCACGTCGGCACTAAACGGCATGTACGATCTGCTGCAGTTACAGCGGCGCACTATGGGAATGGTGGAGGAGCTGGAAGTGGAGCAGCTCAAGGTCAGCAGTGACCTACACTGCCAGCAGCTCAGCAGCTCCAAACTCAAG GACCAGCTCGAACTCTCCAAAAAGGAAAACATCAGATTGAGAGAACGAGAGCGGCAGCTGGAAATAAATGTCAAGTCATTACAAAGTTGTTTAAAGAATGAAAAAGAAGAG GTCCAAAAGCTTCAGAATATCATTGCCAGTCGTGCCACACAGTACAACCATGACATGAAGAGGAAAGAGAGGGAGTTCAATAAACTTAAAGAACGCCTCAATCAGTTGCTGGCTGACAGAAAAGACAAGAAACAGG GGATGGATGTTTTAAATTATGTTGGAAGGTCTGATGGGAGGAGAAGTCAGTggaaaactgtaaaaacagaTGCAAG ACATGAAAGCGAAATGTACAAAACTCTTCTGAATGAGTTCGATAAACACCAGAAGGAGCTGATGTTGGAAAATGCAGAACTAAGGAAAGTGCTTCAGCAAATGAAGAGGGAAATGGTGGGCATTTTAAGCCCCAAGAAACACAGCCAGAAAGAAGAGAAATGCACTGAATTCACAGATCAG CAAGCAGCATCTGATGAGGAGGAGTCTTCAGAGATGTCTTGTGAACATGCCCGAGAGAAGCTCACCAACAGCATTCGCCAGCAGTGGAGGAAGCTTAAACACCATGTAGAGAACCTAGATAACAAAG CATCTATGGTGCAGCTGGGGAGGGAGGTTGGTGAGCAGATGATTTCCAAAGATGTCCACCAGGATGAGATGGAGAGACTCAAGATGGAGATCCAGCAGTGCAAAGACTTCATTCAAACTCAGCAACAGCTCTTGCAG CAACAGCTGAACACTCCTTGTGATGAGGAGACTGCTGCTGTCCTTAATGACTGCTACATGTTAGAAGAGAAGGAGCGTTTGAAGGAGGAGTGGAAGACATTTGAGGAGCAAAGGAAGAACTTTGAAATGGAGAGGAGGAGTTTCACAGAGGCAGCCATTAGACTGGGGCATGAG AGAAAAATGTTTGAAGAAGATCGAGCAACCTGGCTAAAGCATCAGTTTTTGAACATGACGTTTACTGAACACATGGCCATTAAAACACAGAATGCCTTGTCAGACT attctgtTCAAGAACAGAAACATACATCAGGGCCAAAGACCCCACTCTAG
- the LOC103045882 gene encoding vitellogenin-like isoform X3: MRAVVLALTVALVASQQINLVPEFAAGKTYVYKYEGLLLGGLPQEGLGKAGVKVSSKVLIRAEASTTFLLKLQDPQLFEYAGIWPQDSFSPAAKLLAALNAQLQIPIKFEYANGVVGKIYAPAGVSATVLNLYRGILNILQLNLKNTQNVYEMHEAGTHGVCKAHYMISEDAKTNQIVVRKSKDLTNCHERVIKDIGLAYAEKCAECQQRLQSLTGTATHTYIMKPSDAGAVVAEATVEELHQFSLFNTITGAAQMKAKQTLTLLEVQNTAVAPIGGEYAARGSLKYEFATEVLQTPIQLLKINNAEAQIVETLNHLASNNMDVVHEDAPLKFLQLVQLLRVATFENIKTVWDQYKTKPVHRRWILDATPAVGTPAALKFIKEKFLAGEFTTAEFTQALLVGLHMAKADRDAIQQTADLALSPKIKAIPAVREVVMLGYGSMVARHCAEDPSCSPDLLRPIHDLAAEAISKADISEVTLALKALGNAGHPASLKPIMKILPGFGAAAANMPMKVQVDAILALRNIAKKEPKMVQPVALQLFMDRTLHPEVRMVACIALFETKPSAALMSTVAGAMDKEPSMEVASFAYSYIKSLTRSMSPDLINVAAAANVAIRMLCPKMDRLSYLSSTALHLDLYVSPFMVGAAGSAFIINDAATILPRAVVAKTRAYLAGAAADVLEVGVRTEGLQEALKRTPAGDENADRMTKIKHTLRALMNWKALPATQPLASIYVKLFGQEIAFANVDKTFIEQIIDQAVQTAKPRARELMKEAVKALQDGIAFQYTKPLLAAEIRRIIPTAVGVPMELGFYTAAVAAAAVNVKADITPRLPEQLETVSLDQFKNTDFQVKAEARPSAAIHTFAVIGVNTALIQAAVMAKGKVHTAVPGKMAVRADLPKGNFKVEVLPAATPDHVAAVSFETLAVARNIEDLPAERVASLTPGAEPSIPASIQKTMCVTCPYFHVKGCAEVASRHAGFMGYNPLYYLVGQHKARISVARGDGPSFERLEFEVHVGANAAEKLSQVKSRQYSTESESQEENIILMKLREILEAGLKNKNSSSSSSSSSRSSRSSRSSHSSQSSSISSSRSSSSSSRSSSSQMFRGNDTYGPFQKFHKDQYLASRARSSSASSIETLQRKVKLLEDAVPAVLAVIARVVRSDRNVGYQLAAYLDKPTSRAQITLSPIAEKWKLCADAVLPSQHKVSAKLGWGPDCQDYSATVKAEAGVIESNPAARFEVAWDKLPSAAMHAQRIATEYLPLLKAARLAGFSLDKAENNKDKEVAFIIALPTQKSVNIIVRAPKMTLSKTNVAVPVAVPIEKDGRIPALENLDIRSTIQNLNIRDIFENLDIRGILKNVDFDAIKHKVLEYIEQFQNDIRAFMQDFDIRTINENAEIRAILEHPFVRAITENQYVRDIIQKADIRALAEQINLRAIFEKWLNYILA, encoded by the exons ATGAGAGCTGTTGTGCTTGCCCTGACTGTGGCCCTTGTGG CAAGTCAACAGATCAACCTTG TTCCAGAGTTTGCTGCTGGTAAGACCTATGTATACAAGTATGAGGGTCTGCTGTTGGGCGGTCTGCCTCAGGAGGGTCTGGGCAAGGCAGGTGTAAAAGTCAGCAGCAAGGTTCTCATCAGGGCTGAAGCATCGACCACCTTCCTTCTGAAG CTCCAGGATCCTCAACTCTTTGAGTATGCCGGCATCTGGCCTCAGGATTCTTTTAGCCCCGCTGCAAAGCTCCTCGCCGCCCTGAATGCTCAGCTTCAAATTCCCATCAAATTTGAGTATGCTAATGGTGTGGTTGGTAAGATTTATGCCCCTGCTGGAGTGTCTGCTACTGTCCTGAACTTGTACAGAGGAATCCTCAACATCCTTCAGCTCAACCTCAAGAACACCCAGAATGTCTATGAGATGCATGAG GCTGGAACTCATGGAGTCTGCAAGGCCCACTATATGATCAGTGAAGATGCAAAGACCAATCAGATTGTTGTGAGAAAATCCAAGGATTTGACCAACTGCCATGAGAGGGTCATCAAGGATATCGGTTTGGCTTATGCTGAGAAGTGTGCTGAATGCCAGCAG AGGCTTCAGAGTTTGACTGGAACTGCAACTCACACCTACATCATGAAGCCATCTGATGCTGGAGCTGTGGTCGCTGAGGCTACAGTTGAAGAGCTACACCAGTTCTCACTGTTCAATACCATCACTGGAGCAGCCCAGATGAAAGCCAA gCAAACTCTGACCCTACTGGAGGTGCAGAACACCGCTGTTGCTCCAATCGGTGGTGAGTATGCGGCCCGTGGATCCTTGAAGTACGAGTTTGCCACTGAGGTTCTGCAAACCCCCATTCAGCTTCTGAAGATCAACAACGCCGAGGCTCAG ATTGTGGAAACTTTGAATCATCTGGCTTCAAACAATATGGATGTGGTTCATGAAGATGCTCCATTGAAGTTCCTTCAGCTTGTCCAGCTTCTGCGTGTTGCTACTTTTGAGAACATTAAAACTGTATGGGATCAGTACAAGACCAAACCAGTTCACAG ACGTTGGATTCTGGATGCAACTCCTGCTGTTGGCACACCGGCAGCTCTGAAGTTCATTAAAGAAAAGTTCCTTGCTGGCGAGTTCACCACCGCTGAATTCACTCAGGCCCTTCTGGTTGGACTGCACATGGCTAAAGCTGATCGAGATGCCATTCAACAGACTGCT GATCTTGCACTGAGCCCCAAAATCAAGGCGATTCCAGCAGTGCGTGAGGTGGTTATGCTTGGCTATGGTTCCATGGTTGCCAGACACTGCGCTGAAGATCCATCCTGTTCTCCTGATCTCTTGAGG CCTATCCATGACCTTGCTGCTGAAGCCATTTCCAAGGCTGACATTTCTGAAGTCACCTTGGCTCTGAAGGCTCTGGGCAATGCTGGTCACCCTGCTAGCCTTAAACCCATCATGAAGATCCTGCCTGgatttggagctgctgctgcaaACATGCCCATGAAAGTCCAAGTTGACGCCATCTTGGCTCTCAGGAACATTGCCAAGAAGGAGCCAAAGATG GTTCAGCCAGTGGCTCTGCAACTTTTTATGGATAGGACTCTTCATCCTGAAGTACGTATGGTTGCCTGTATTGCACTTTTCGAGACCAAGCCCTCAGCCGCTCTAATGTCCACTGTTGCTGGAGCTATGGATAAAGAGCCCAGCATGGAAGTTGCCAGCTTCGCATACTCTTACATCAAGTCTCTGACCAGAAGCATGTCCCCTGATTTGATAAATGT GGCTGCTGCAGCTAATGTCGCCATCAGAATGTTGTGCCCCAAAATGGACAGACTGAGCTACCTTTCAAGCACTGCTCTCCATCTGGACCTTTATGTTT CTCCTTTCATGGTTGGTGCTGCTGGAAGTGCTTTCATCATCAATGATGCTGCCACCATCTTGCCCAGAGCTGTTGTTGCAAAAACTCGTGCCTACTTGGCTGGAGCAGCTGCTGATGTTCTTGAG GTTGGTGTGAGAACTGAGGGACTCCAAGAAGCTCTAAAGAGAACTCCTGCTGGAGATGAGAATGCTGATCGCATGACCAAGATAAAGCACACCTTGAGAGCA CTGATGAACTGGAAGGCTCTACCAGCTACTCAGCCACTGGCCTCCATCTATGTGAAACTCTTTGGACAGGAAATTGCTTTTGCCAATGTTGATAAAACCTTCATTGAGCAGATCATTGATCAGGCAGTACAG ACTGCAAAACCACGTGCACGTGAACTGATGAAGGAGGCCGTTAAAGCCTTGCAGGACGGAATTGCCTTCCAATATACCAAGCCTTTGCTAGCAGCAGAGATTCGCCGCATTATCCCCACTGCTGTTGGTGTGCCTATGGAGCTTGGTTTTTACaccgctgctgttgctgctgcagctGTTAATG TGAAGGCCGACATCACACCTCGTCTACCTGAGCAGCTAGAGACTGTGTCTCTTGATCAGTTTAAGAACACAGACTTCCAGGTGAAAGCTGAGGCCAGACCAAG TGCTGCCATACACACTTTTGCTGTGATTGGAGTGAACACTGCCTTGATTCAGGCTGCTGTCATGGCTAAAGGAAAGGTCCACACTGCTGTGCCAGGAAAAATGGCTGTGAGAGCTGATCTTCCAAAGGGAAATTTCAAGGTGGAGGTTCTTCCTGCTGCTACTCCCGATCATGTTGCTGCTGTCAG CTTTGAGACTCTTGCTGTAGCCAGAAATATTGAGGATCTCCCTGCTGAGAGAGTAGCATCTCTGACACCTGGTGCTGAGCCCTCGATTCCTGCTTCAATTCAGAAGACCATGTGTGTTACTTGTCCCTACTTCCATGTTAAAGGATGTGCTGAGGTTGCCTCACGCCATGCTGGCTTCATGGGTTACAACCCTCTGTACTACTTGGTTGGACAGCACAAAGCTCGTATTTCAGTGGCAAGAG GTGATGGTCCTTCTTTTGAGAGACTGGAGTTTGAGGTTCACGTTGGTGCTAATGCTGCTGAGAAgcttagtcaagtcaagtctagGCAATACAGTACTGAATCTGAAAGTCAAGAAGAAAACATCATCCTGATGAAACTGAGGGAAATCCTGGAGGCTGGACTGAAGAACAAGAACTCTTCAAGCAGCTCAAGCAGTTCAAGCAGGTCGAGTCGCTCAAGTCGTTCAAGTCATTCAAGCCAATCaagctccatcagcagcagcaggagttCCAGTAGCTCCTCAAGATCTTCCAGCTCCCAAATGTTTAGG GGTAATGATACATATGGCCCCTTCCAGAAATTCCATAAGGATCAG TACTTGGCATCGCGTGCAAGGTCCAGCAGTGCATCTAGCATTGAGACCCTCCAAAGAAAG GTTAAGCTCCTTGAAGATGCTGTTCCAGCTGTACTCGCCGTCATTGCTCGTGTTGTTAGAAGTGATCGTAATGTGGGATACCAGCTTGCTGCTTACTTGGATAAGCCCACTTCAAGAGCACAGATTACATTGTCCCCCATTGCTGAGAAATGGAAGTTGTGCGCTGATGCTGTACTGCCAAGCCAGCATAAAGTCAGC GCTAAGCTTGGATGGGGACCAGACTGCCAGGACTATTCTGCTACTGTAAAGGCTGAGGCTGGAGTGATTGAATCAAACCCTGCTGCTCGTTTTGAAGTGGCGTGGGACAAACTCCCAAGTGCAGCCATGCATGCTCAGAG AATCGCCACTGAGTACCTCCCATTGCTCAAAGCAGCTCGCCTGGCTGGATTTTCTCTTGATAAAGCTGAAAACAACAAAGACAAGGAGGTTGCCTTCATTATTGCACTACCAACTCAGAAGTCTGTGAACATCATTGTGAGAGCTCCTAAG ATGACCCTGTCAAAGACGAATGTGGCTGTTCCTGTTGCAGTGCCCATTGAAAAAGATGGACGCATTCCAGCTCTTGAGAATCTGGACATTCGTAGCACCATTCAGAACCTGAATATTCGTGACATCTTTGAGAATCTAGACATTCGTGGTATCCTTAAAAATGTAGACTTTGACGCTATCAAGCACAAAGTGCTTGAATACATTGAGCAATTCCAAAATGATATCCGTGCCTTCATGCAGGATTTTGACATTCGCACCATCAATGAGAATGCGGAAATTCGTGCCATCCTTGAGCATCCATTTGTTCGTGCCATCACTGAGAATCAATACGTTCGTGACATCATTCAAAAGGCTGACATCCGTGCTTTGGCTGAGCAAATAAACCTTCGTGCCAtttttgagaaatggctgaattataTACTTGCCTAA